The genomic segment aattaggagtcggattcctgattaataagaatctAGCTGGTaagatacaggaattctatagcattaacgagagggtgggaggtcttgttgtgaaacttaataagaggtacaacatgaaggttgtacagctctacgcccctacatccagtcatgatgaccaggaagtcgaaagcgtctatgaagatgtcgaatcggcgatgggtagagtgaaaacaaaatacactatactgatgggacttcaatgccaaggtaggcaagaagcaggctggagacaaggcagtaggggaatatggcatatgcactaggaatagcaggggagagttattagtagagttaaCGGAACAGAATAATAGGCGGATAATGAAttccttcttccgcaagcaggatagctgaaagtggacgtggaggagcccgaacggcgagactagaaatgaaatagacctcttactctgcgctaaccctggcatcattcaagatgtggacgtgctaagcaaggtgcgctgtagtgaccataggatggtaacaactcgaattagtctagacctgaggagggaacggaagaaactggtacataagaagcccatcaatgagttagcggtaagagggaaaatagaggaattccagatcaagctacagaacaggtactcggctttaactcaggaagaggagcttagtgttgaagcaatgaacgacaattttgtggGCCTTATTAAGgaatgcgcaatagaagtcgatggtaactccgttagagaggatagcagtaagctatcgcaggagacgaaagatctgatcaagaaaggccactgtatgaaagcctctaaccctacagctagaatagaactggcagaactttcgaagttaatcaacaagcgtaagacagctgacataaggaagtataatatggatacaattgaacatgctctcaggaatggaggaagcctaaaagtagtaaagaagaaactaggaattggcaagaatgaaatgtatgcgttaagagacaaagccggcaatatcattactaatatggatgagatcgttcaagtggctgaggagttctatagagatttatgcagtaccagtggcacccacgacgataatggaagagagaatagtctagatgaattcgaaatcccacaggtaacgcgggaagaagtaaagaaagccttgggagatatgcaaagggggaaggcagctggggaggatcaggtaacagcagatttgttgaaggatggtgggcagatccttctagagaaactggccaccctgtatacgcaatgcctaatgacctcgagcataccggagtcttggagaagtggttcttgaggggaaggagaaaaggctagcgctattttctgcaacccatgcgggagcacggctcagcgcttGGAAGAATGCTGccacaatcctaatccataagaaaggggatgccaaagacttgaaaaattatagaccgatcagcttactgtcagttgcctacaaactatttactaaggtaatcgcatatagaatcagaaacaccttagacttctgtcaattaATGGACCAGGCAGCactccgtaaaggccactcaacattacgccatattcacactatcaatcaggtgatagagaaatgtgcggaatataaccaacccttatatatagctttcattgattacgagaaagcgtttgattcagtcgaaacctcagcagtcatggaggcattatggaaccagggtgtagacgagccgtatgtaaaaatactgaaagatatctatagcggctccacagctaccgtagtcctccataaagagagcaacaaaatcccaataaagaaaggcgtcaggcagagagatacgatctctccaatgctattcacagcgtctttacaggaggtattcagagacctggattgggaagaattggggatgaaagttaatggggaataccatacgttgatgatattgccttgcttagtagctcaggggaccaattgcaatgcatgctcactgacctggagaggcaaagcagaagagtgggtctaaaaattaatctgcagaaaactaaagtaatgtttagcagtctcggaagagaacagcaatttacaataggtagcgaggcactggaagtggtaacggaatacatatacttagggcaggtagtgatggcggatctggatcatgagacagaaataatcagaagaataagaattggctggggtgcatttggcaggcattctcagatcatgaacagcaggttgccattatccctcaagagaaaagtgtataatagctgtgtcttaccagtgctcacctaaggggcagaaacctggaggcttacgaaaagggttctacttaaattgaagacgacgcaacgagctatggacagaagaatgatagatgtaacgttaagggatacgaaaagggcagattgggtgagggaacaaacccgagttaatgacatcttagttcaaatcaagaaaaagaaatgggggcatgggcaggacatgtaatgaggagggaagataaccgatggtcattaagggttacggactggattccaagggaagggaagcgtagcagggggcggcagaaagttaggtgggcggatgaggttaagaagtttgcagggacgacatggccacaattagtacatgaccggggttgtttgagaagtatgggagaagcctttgccctgcaatgggcctaaccaggctgatgatgatgatgaaggtttTCTTTCCGTATATATCGATTTCACCAACTAGAACAACCCAAGCTCAATGTAGGCTCATGCGAAATAAATTGTTGGAACTCAATATTTCTGCATATTTAGTGTGATATATCAAAAATGGGAAATGTAAAAAAAGGCAATAAATTGATTTGTCCGACTTCACACTGACGTTTCGACATTGTCATTTTGATTCGACATTTGCAGCGGAAATGCGAAAATAGCCCAGTTCATATGATAAGTGAATATTTTCTCTTCAAACATCAATTTTCGTTCAATTGAACTTCGCACTAAAACGTGAGAAATGAAAGTTGGGTACATTGAAAAGATAAATTCACTAAACAATAACTTCCAAACGATAGCTTTGTTTCCAACATTACTTTTTCAGAATCGTACTTAAAGACATTATTCGTGAACATCTACCGCCCAGCGTGTACCGCCCTACAAACCACCCTCTAAAAGCTATCCGGCCCATACTGGGGAGCGCATTAATTTCAGGAGCAAGATAGCAAAAGAGAAGCAGATGGCGGTCTTAACTGTACAACAATGCTGCTCTCGCCGTAGATGACTTAGAAGCTGTAACAACAGTTGAAGTATGGCTTAATTTTTTCGTAGATTCTAGCTCACAAATCTGTTTTTTGTATTACAGAAGCTGTCTTGCAATTTAGAAGAATAAATAAGTGAttcagcttgacttaatattcgTGTTTGTGGCATCTTTAATGTTTAGACCGCAACAGATACTGCTGGCTGATTTTGAGTATGTTTGCTTCCCCGTGGAATCTAGCGTAGACGCTGGTTCGCGCCGGAATTCATGTATGGGTACGTCGAAAAAGTTATGCATAGCGATGCAAGAACCCTTTAGTGAAAATATTTTGTCGTCCAAAAATAGTGATGTGTGTtatctttatattttattttccatTCAGGTGTGCTGCTGGAACGAAGCGCACGGCTGTGAATACACGGGCACCATGGACCGCATGCTGGAGCACTACGAGAACGCATGCACATTTCACACCGTGGATTGTTTGCGATGCGGCGAGAGAGTCCAGCACAAAGACCTGCCAACGCACTACGCGGCCGGATGCAGTGCCGGTGTTTCTTCAGCGATCACAGAGTCCTCGGAGCACACAGCGCTGACCCTTGCAGATGTGAACGATGCCGTTGAAGACGTCAAGGCGATGTTGGGATGTATCAACCACGATCAGCTGCTGCCAGTTATACAGAGTCAGTTGAATGAGCTTACAGAACAAGTCAGAGGCCAGGGAACCAGATTCGCCGGGATCACTCGTGAGATCGGAGCATGGGAGCGCAATTTAAAGGGTGACATGTCTGAAATGGCAGCCACGATATCATCGACCGTGTCGAACCAGCTGACCTTTCTGCAAAGTCCGGAGGAGGAAGCCAGCACGTCATTGTCGCTGTCGTTGCGCTCGGAAATGGCGCTGATACTTCGAAAGTTGGAACTCTTAGCCGACTCGGAAGACTCTCGGCAAACATCCCCGAAGCCTGACTCCAGCCGTGTAATTGCTCACTGTCGCACTTTCCGCCCTGGCGTTCGGCGTTTGTACAGTGCGATGTCAACCACATCCACGTGGATTAAACAAATTGGGACGGTGAGTTATGATCTGACCTTCGAAAACTGTGAGGAAATCATTCAGTATCAAGGGAGATTG from the Dermacentor variabilis isolate Ectoservices chromosome 9, ASM5094787v1, whole genome shotgun sequence genome contains:
- the LOC142557387 gene encoding uncharacterized protein LOC142557387 isoform X1; translation: MPDHGLGRVHRFRDHVVAGVNWRPTRFVDEVPNSRVCGLCCMIPKRTVLLPCGHALCESCHAASLDGGVGQCPLDQVQFEEAEGVGYEFPTRIASTLKVCCWNEAHGCEYTGTMDRMLEHYENACTFHTVDCLRCGERVQHKDLPTHYAAGCSAGVSSAITESSEHTALTLADVNDAVEDVKAMLGCINHDQLLPVIQSQLNELTEQVRGQGTRFAGITREIGAWERNLKGDMSEMAATISSTVSNQLTFLQSPEEEASTSLSLSLRSEMALILRKLELLADSEDSRQTSPKPDSSRVIAHCRTFRPGVRRLYSAMSTTSTWIKQIGTVSYDLTFENCEEIIQYQGRLRKKLAEITVWHMRDTYFRVAALKAGVGISGPALIVEIEFNGLLVNSRCWPPFWQVSVWDNGKRVDRWLTPLTPLRCSCYDDSLEHFHLEFYIEAAELNIDRFFEDGKIYFKIILSDEDMGHGIEGAP